Proteins from a genomic interval of Verrucomicrobiales bacterium:
- the rph gene encoding ribonuclease PH — MTESLNSPRPDGRAADQLRPIRFTNQFAPHANGSTLIEWGNTRVICAVTVEETVPRWMKEQGVVGGWITAEYSMLPYSTHQRKARDSSKGKIDGRSQEIQRLIGRAMRAAIDLEKLGSRTLWVDCDVLQADGGTRTAAITGSYVALMLAINQLLAAGKLQQSPMLHPVAAVSVGIVAGTPISDLCYLEDVAAEVDMNLVMNAAGQFIEIQGTGEESTFSDAQLASMLGLGRQSIQQLLAAQQAALVQ; from the coding sequence ATGACCGAATCGCTGAATAGTCCTCGTCCCGACGGACGGGCGGCGGACCAGTTACGTCCGATCCGCTTTACGAATCAGTTCGCTCCGCATGCGAACGGTTCCACCCTTATTGAATGGGGTAATACCCGCGTGATTTGCGCGGTGACGGTGGAGGAGACCGTTCCTCGCTGGATGAAAGAGCAGGGCGTGGTAGGTGGCTGGATCACAGCTGAGTACAGCATGCTACCCTACTCCACCCACCAGCGGAAAGCTCGCGACAGCTCCAAGGGCAAAATCGATGGCCGATCCCAGGAGATTCAGCGGCTGATCGGGCGCGCCATGCGTGCGGCGATTGATCTGGAGAAGCTCGGTTCACGTACGTTGTGGGTGGATTGCGATGTGCTTCAAGCGGATGGGGGCACTCGCACTGCCGCCATCACGGGGAGCTATGTGGCGCTGATGCTGGCGATTAACCAGCTGTTGGCGGCTGGTAAGCTCCAGCAGAGCCCGATGCTGCATCCGGTGGCGGCGGTGAGCGTGGGGATCGTAGCCGGCACACCCATCTCGGATCTTTGTTACCTGGAGGATGTCGCGGCGGAGGTGGATATGAACTTGGTCATGAATGCTGCCGGGCAGTTCATCGAGATTCAGGGTACGGGCGAGGAGTCGACCTTCAGTGATGCACAGCTGGCGAGCATGCTGGGGCTGGGGCGTCAATCCATCCAACAACTGTTGGCGGCCCAGCAGGCTGCCCTGGTTCAATAG
- a CDS encoding histidine phosphatase family protein yields the protein MKRSATRLYLVRHGEVEERYHRIFGGRIDMNLSAHGHEQAQALADYLHKHPLQAAYASPMKRVQQTLAPYVNRGGHAPQVMPDLREVDFGDWTGLGWHEVQEKFGASAFNWLELLETGGIPNAETADGYRARVQPCLRHILGEHVDESVAVFCHGGVVRQLLSLMLDLPLSRMSMFEVDYASVSIVDWSPDRVEIQLLNFSPWKHTK from the coding sequence ATGAAACGATCGGCGACACGTCTCTATCTGGTTAGGCACGGGGAAGTGGAGGAGCGGTATCACCGGATTTTCGGGGGCCGCATCGACATGAATCTCAGCGCTCATGGACATGAGCAAGCCCAAGCCTTGGCAGATTATCTGCACAAGCATCCTTTGCAGGCCGCTTATGCCAGCCCGATGAAGCGAGTGCAGCAGACCCTGGCTCCTTACGTGAATCGAGGCGGCCATGCACCGCAAGTGATGCCTGACCTTCGGGAGGTGGACTTTGGCGATTGGACCGGGCTGGGGTGGCACGAGGTGCAGGAGAAGTTTGGAGCGAGCGCCTTCAATTGGCTCGAATTGCTTGAGACCGGGGGTATTCCCAACGCGGAGACCGCGGATGGGTACCGGGCTCGGGTTCAACCGTGTTTACGTCATATACTCGGAGAGCATGTGGACGAGTCAGTGGCGGTTTTCTGTCATGGTGGCGTCGTCCGTCAGCTCTTGTCGCTGATGCTGGATTTGCCGCTCAGCCGAATGAGCATGTTTGAGGTCGACTATGCCAGCGTCAGCATTGTGGACTGGTCGCCCGACCGCGTGGAGATTCAGTTACTCAACTTCTCTCCCTGGAAGCATACCAAGTGA
- a CDS encoding 50S ribosomal protein L11 methyltransferase, whose amino-acid sequence MKPIPFWKLSVATTSEAEEAVSELLTAVFGLAAATQQNTITGRTVVSVFVPRRRDITTARRAELRAGLLRARESGLQVGSGRVSIRHVPAEDWTTSWKRHFKPWEPGKLLLVKPSWSQAKAKAGQATLVLDPGLSFGTGNHPTTRFCLRQLVRLRKVAVSQSLLDIGSGSGILSIGATLLGYAPVHAFDFDPEAVRVANANARMNGVQRRLRFEQADLARLPKRAAQRYDVVCANLMYDLLIAERQRILNRVANGGALILAGILVNQFGMVQKAFEGEGWFLERGRTEGEWRSGLFRMSPF is encoded by the coding sequence GTGAAGCCGATTCCCTTTTGGAAACTCTCCGTTGCCACCACTTCCGAAGCCGAGGAAGCGGTGAGCGAGTTGCTCACCGCGGTTTTCGGTCTCGCGGCCGCCACCCAGCAAAACACGATCACAGGGCGAACCGTCGTCTCCGTTTTCGTGCCGAGGCGACGCGATATCACCACCGCTCGGCGGGCGGAGCTGCGAGCGGGTCTGCTGCGCGCACGCGAGAGCGGGCTTCAGGTGGGCTCGGGGCGGGTGTCCATTCGTCATGTTCCAGCCGAAGATTGGACCACCTCGTGGAAGCGTCATTTCAAGCCGTGGGAGCCGGGCAAGCTGCTGCTGGTGAAGCCCAGTTGGAGCCAAGCCAAGGCTAAGGCTGGTCAGGCGACGCTGGTTTTGGACCCGGGGCTTAGCTTTGGCACCGGAAACCATCCCACGACTCGCTTTTGTCTGCGTCAGCTGGTTCGGCTGCGCAAGGTGGCGGTCTCTCAGTCCCTACTCGACATCGGTTCCGGCTCGGGGATCTTGTCGATCGGAGCCACGTTGCTCGGCTACGCACCAGTGCATGCCTTTGATTTCGATCCTGAGGCAGTGCGAGTGGCGAACGCCAACGCGCGGATGAACGGGGTGCAGCGTCGGTTGCGGTTTGAGCAGGCGGATCTCGCGCGCCTCCCGAAGCGGGCTGCCCAACGTTATGATGTGGTCTGTGCGAACCTGATGTATGACTTGCTGATCGCCGAGCGGCAGAGAATCTTAAATCGGGTTGCGAACGGTGGAGCCCTGATCCTGGCGGGGATATTGGTAAATCAGTTTGGCATGGTACAGAAAGCGTTCGAGGGAGAGGGGTGGTTCCTGGAGCGGGGGCGGACTGAAGGCGAGTGGAGATCTGGACTTTTTCGCATGTCTCCTTTTTGA
- the nadA gene encoding quinolinate synthase NadA produces MIDVTETQPHRPSQQGVRTPMPPAQVSALSREILELKRKLNAVILAHNYQINEIQEVADYVGDSLGLAQQAAKTPAETIVFCGVHFMAETAKILNPNKRVLLPDRDAGCSLEESCPGAKLKALQQTNPKFYTIAYINCSAEVKALSDVICTSGNAVKIVKAAPADRDLLFVPDENLGSWVMEQTGRPMHLWKGNCYVHVEWTHASITRIRQQYPGAPVVAHPECTKAVRMLADEVCSTEKMVTYCKASPAGQFIIATEAGMLHRLERECPGKIFIPAPTDNCRCNECRFMKMNTLEKLHDCMLRGTPQVTLSPEIIERARLPIERMLEISARP; encoded by the coding sequence ATGATCGACGTGACCGAGACTCAGCCGCATCGCCCCTCCCAGCAGGGGGTCAGGACTCCCATGCCTCCGGCCCAGGTGAGCGCGCTCTCACGCGAGATCCTGGAGTTGAAGCGCAAACTCAACGCGGTGATCCTGGCGCACAACTACCAGATCAACGAGATCCAGGAAGTCGCCGATTACGTCGGAGACTCCCTCGGACTCGCCCAGCAGGCCGCCAAGACCCCGGCAGAAACCATTGTGTTCTGCGGGGTGCACTTCATGGCGGAGACCGCCAAAATCCTGAACCCCAACAAGCGGGTCTTGCTTCCCGATCGGGACGCGGGCTGCTCACTCGAAGAAAGCTGCCCCGGCGCCAAGCTGAAGGCGCTCCAGCAGACCAATCCCAAGTTCTACACCATCGCCTACATCAACTGTAGCGCCGAGGTGAAGGCCCTCAGCGATGTGATCTGCACGAGCGGCAACGCCGTGAAGATCGTCAAAGCGGCCCCGGCTGACCGCGATCTGCTGTTTGTGCCCGACGAGAACCTCGGCTCCTGGGTCATGGAGCAAACGGGTCGTCCCATGCACCTGTGGAAAGGCAACTGCTATGTGCATGTCGAATGGACCCACGCCAGTATCACCCGCATCCGTCAACAATACCCAGGCGCTCCAGTCGTCGCTCATCCAGAATGTACCAAGGCCGTGCGCATGCTCGCCGATGAAGTCTGCTCGACCGAGAAGATGGTGACCTACTGCAAGGCTTCTCCCGCCGGCCAGTTCATCATCGCCACCGAAGCGGGCATGCTCCACCGATTGGAACGGGAGTGCCCCGGCAAGATCTTCATCCCCGCCCCAACGGACAATTGTCGCTGCAACGAGTGCCGTTTCATGAAGATGAACACGCTCGAAAAACTGCACGATTGCATGCTCCGTGGGACCCCCCAAGTCACCCTTTCACCTGAGATCATCGAACGCGCTCGCTTGCCCATCGAGCGCATGTTGGAGATTTCAGCTAGGCCGTGA
- a CDS encoding FKBP-type peptidyl-prolyl cis-trans isomerase yields the protein MKNLQMEFLKLGKGKSPQPGNTVKVHYTGWLTDGTKFDSSVDRNEPFEFVIAGNQVIQGWDEGVARMRVGDKVKLTLPSDFAYGDAGYPGAIPPKATLIFEVELLAIR from the coding sequence ATGAAGAATCTGCAAATGGAGTTTCTGAAGCTCGGTAAAGGTAAGTCGCCCCAGCCCGGCAACACTGTCAAAGTCCACTACACGGGCTGGCTGACCGATGGCACCAAGTTTGACAGCTCGGTGGATCGAAACGAGCCGTTCGAATTCGTGATCGCAGGAAATCAGGTCATCCAAGGCTGGGATGAGGGCGTGGCGCGGATGCGAGTCGGCGATAAGGTGAAGCTGACGCTTCCCTCCGATTTCGCGTACGGTGACGCCGGATACCCTGGAGCCATCCCCCCCAAAGCCACACTGATCTTCGAAGTGGAGCTCCTGGCCATCCGATAG